In the Hordeum vulgare subsp. vulgare chromosome 7H, MorexV3_pseudomolecules_assembly, whole genome shotgun sequence genome, one interval contains:
- the LOC123411326 gene encoding uncharacterized protein LOC123411326 has product MAGEEAAEGSGNRRRMDLNLYLGLPPLPRPPGRLGVAMDCPPPPPLNSAIPVPVSPRTDAPAGLPAPEEMPPLPVVYSPSNALSTPELSLIDPMLFDWLDGLSTDSEEALDAGELAVVRDEPSHDANVSPSPPVPLPLPGLEGVRLEWVERLSHPILVAPAARAEMVSTRVMRQSIGGANAIEDMTPELRLQRLIQVSEQHRIVRPGSVNRNQRATSPEAERLAQAIQRSHSSLDASRRQKLDGDGKMAGTATAKKDGNCGCNSSFECNICLEAAKEPVVTPCGHLFCWPCLYQWLHGHSAHSECPVCKGEVLEVNVTPIYGRGGGEPDASSNDVPPRPRANRSESLRQQLHMPDPRGIASMVRRLIENQDIVRGQVAPPAGGVEVTVLPAARSRARVRRQQRHGLVSPSPIMLRASNSVPGSGNQVQLPSSNSVNAAPAVTLQSSSMEQVSTSSTLSVIVGQAAQSRRSRPSEPTTTRRTRRRQQQ; this is encoded by the coding sequence ATGGCTGGGGAGGAGGCCGCAGAGGGAAGCGGGAATAGGAGGCGGATGGATCTAAACCTGTACCTGGGCCTCCCTCCATTGCCGCGGCCTCCAGGTCGGCTTGGTGTAGCTATGGATtgcccgccgccaccaccgcttAACTCGGCCATTCCGGTTCCGGTATCTCCAAGAACGGATGCGCCTGCAGGATTGCCGGCACCAGAGGAGATGCCGCCACTGCCCGTTGTATACTCGCCGTCCAATGCGCTCTCCACTCCGGAGCTATCGCTGATAGATCCGATGCTCTTTGATTGGCTTGATGGCCTGAGTACGGACAGTGAAGAGGCTCTTGATGCTGGTGAACTGGCTGTGGTGCGCGACGAGCCCTCACATGATGCCAATGTCTCACCATCGCCGCCAGTGCCATTGCCTCTTCCTGGGCTGGAAGGGGTTCGCCTTGAATGGGTGGAAAGGCTTTCTCACCCTATTCTGGTGGCCCCTGCAGCCAGAGCAGAGATGGTGAGCACGAGGGTGATGAGGCAATCTATCGGGGGTGCGAATGCAATTGAAGACATGACGCCTGAGCTCCGCTTGCAGAGGCTGATCCAGGTGAGTGAACAACACCGCATTGTGCGGCCAGGGTCAGTGAACCGCAACCAGCGGGCAACCAGCCCAGAAGCAGAAAGACTGGCGCAAGCCATCCAGCGCTCTCATAGCTCTCTGGATGCATCAAGGCGGCAGAAGCTCGATGGTGATGGCAAGATGGCAGGAACGGCTACCGCCAAGAAGGACGGGAACTGTGGGTGCAACTCCAGTTTTGAGTGCAATATCTGCCTTGAAGCGGCTAAAGAGCCCGTGGTTACACCGTGCGGCCACCTCTTCTGCTGGCCATGCTTGTACCAGTGGCTCCATGGACATTCGGCCCACTCTGAGTGCCCTGTCTGCAAAGGAGAGGTGCTCGAAGTAAATGTCACACCAATTTATGGAAGAGGAGGTGGTGAACCGGACGCCTCCAGCAATGATGTTCCTCCCAGACCACGGGCGAACAGGAGTGAGAGCTTGAGGCAGCAGCTGCATATGCCAGACCCAAGAGGCATTGCAAGCATGGTGAGACGGTTGATAGAAAACCAGGATATAGTGAGAGGCCAGGTAGCTCCACCTGCAGGAGGGGTTGAGGTGACTGTACTTCCCGCAGCCCGGTCAAGGGCTAGGGTACGGAGACAGCAAAGACACGGCCTTGTTTCACCCTCCCCAATAATGCTGCGTGCGAGCAATTCTGTCCCTGGGAGTGGCAATCAGGTCCAATTGCCGTCTTCTAACTCCGTTAATGCTGCACCGGCAGTTACTCTGCAATCCTCATCCATGGAGCAGGTGTCGACTTCTAGCACCCTGTCTGTTATAGTGGGACAGGCAGCCCAAAGTAGGAGGTCCAGGCCTTCGGAGCCCACAACcacaagaagaacaaggaggaggcagcagcagtAG